The following DNA comes from Myxococcales bacterium.
GCCCACCTGTCACCAGAAGTGCCAAGACAGGCCAGCGGCCCCACTGCACGGCCGCACGCCCCACCGCGCCCAGGCCGATGAACCCCAGCAGGGCCGGGGCCAACGCCACCAACGCCAGCGCCACCACCACAGCCACGATGAGGCCGAAGGTAAAAACCACGGCCAAAGCCCGCGCCTTGACGAACCCGCGATCGCGTTCGTCATAGGCGATGTTGATCGCCTCCATCATGTTCGCCGTGCCGCTCGAAGCGGTCCACAAAGCCCCGACGATGCCCAAAACCGCCCCCCATCCCAAAGTGTTTCGAGGGCGTTGCACGAGAGCTTCCAGCTGACCGCCGATGACCGTGCGCGCCTCATTGGGTAGTACAGCCGAGAGCGCCTGGATCTGCGCCTCGACCTCGGCGGGCGAGAACACCAGCCCGTAGACCGAAACGAGCGCAATCAGCGCCGGAAAGATGGCAAGCATCGCGTAGAACGCCACGCCGGCCGCGATGATCGTCATGTGATCTGCGTCGAGCTGTTTCTTCACCCGGACGAGCGTGTCCTTCCAACCCCGCAGGGGAATGCCACCAGGCGACTCGGCATCGCGCCCATGGCGCCGATCCCGCTGCCGCCACTGCGCAGGCTCGATCACGTCCGTCTCCTTGGCGGGCCGGTGCGGCCCCGGGGTCCCTGTGCTGCCCTCGCGATGCTCCATCTCCGCTCCCTTCAACGCCGCCTGCCGTTGGCTCCGGTGAATTCAAAATCCGGGCCAACGACAGGTGCCGCGCGGGCGACGCGCGGGCGTCAGCAGTAGTCGAGGGGTGGCAGCACGCCCCTGGGATCCGGCGTGCAGCGGAGCTGCTGCTCGACCCGCTCGAGCGCCTCCATGTCGATGTCCTCCGCCGCAGGATCTCCCCACCCGACGACGACCACCATGAGGACCGCCACCACCACGCCTCCCGCGGCAATGACGGCCCGATCCCACGATTGCACCAGCTTTCGATTTGCCCAGATCGGTTTCATTGGCTGACCTCCTGATCGACAGCTTGCTGCAAAGGCCCGGCCAGCGCCGATAGATAGTCTCGATGGGTTCGCTTGGCCCAAACCTTGCGCACCCGGGACGCTGGCGGGGCACCACGAACTCCCGGGGCTCGTTGAGGCGACACGACGACCAAAGAGCAAGCTCGCGTCATTGACATGTGCACGAGCGCGTCGTTAGCTAAGCGTCAAATCATGACGTCTGGTGCCGCGAGTCTTTGGGTTTCCGTTCTGTCCGTGGCCTCGGTTGCCTCCCTTTCCGGCTGCGCCACAGAGCGGCTGTCACAACAGGGAAGTACCGTTTTCGCCGATCTTTCGCCGCCCACGAGTGCGGGATACGCGCCCGGCCAATGTGTTCCGCGGGGAACGGTGGTTGGCAAGGGTGGTGGGTCCTTCGGCGGCGCGCTCGTATCGAACGAAGCTCTCGTCGAGTTCGCGATGAACGACATTCGTAACAAAGCGGCAACTTTGGGAGCCAACTATGTCCACTACGCTGCGCCTCAATTCGGCACATCGGGCGGACAGGGCGGCTCCGACGTCAGCAGCGCGATGATCACGGGCACGGCTTTTCAGTGCAACGGGCCCCGCAACGCGCAGGCGGCGCGCGACGCCGTCACGCCAACAACAGCCGCCGCCGGCAGCGCCAAGGTGAATCAATTCAAGGGCCCAGGCGGAGAACGCATGTACGCGGTGAAGTTCGACTTCACCGGTCTGGTGATGAACGTTTCGTTCAGAGCCACTCACCCCGGCCTCGCCTTCTGGGAGGTCCTCGCGTCGAACCCCGCAGAGAAGAGGGCCTGCAAGTCGGTGCTCGCGGTGGATGGCGTCGCAAAGGCCTACACGTTTCAGGAAACGAAGGATACGAGACTCTTTTTCTCGATGTCCATCGAAGACCTAGAGGGCATCGGAGCGGCCAAAAGGGTTGCGGGTCGCATCTGCGATCTGGATTGGCGACTCGACGCTCAACAGAGCGCAGACCTCGAGGAGTTCGTCCTGCGGGTTCGCGAAGAGCGCGTCTTGCTGCAGGCGAATGCAGGGGGCTAAGGCTGGGCTAATGCAGTCACCGAGCCGTTCACAGCCGGATGGGGAGGTGCTGCATACGAACGGACGCCTCGTCGATGGCCTCCATAAAGGCTCCAAACGCCGGCTCAGCCATCGCCTTTTCGGCGGCCTGTTGCGCCTCGGTCAGACTCTGCCAGCGGACGATGTCCAGATAGCGACCGCCTTCATCGGGCCCGACGAGCGTGCGCGCCACGAACCCAGGCTGCTTCTCGAGCCAGGGCATGATGCCTTTGGCGCGGGCCGTCAGCGAGGCGACGTCGTGACCGCTGGCGAGCGTGAACGAAACGATTTCAAGGCAGGGGCTGAGTGGCTCGAGTGGCATTTTCTTGTCCTTGTTTTTCGTAGGTCTTTTTTGGCTTTGCCCGTCGTGCACGGGCGGGTGTGTCGGCGCCGCACGCCCGGTTGCCTGCCCCCCCCACACGAGACCAAGCATGAGGAAGACGAGGACCCTTTTTCGTGAAAGTCGGTTCGACATGGGTCCAAGGTAGTGAGAAAACATGCCAATACCTGTCATATTTGTTCCGCTCCGTGGTCACGCGGCGGACCGGGCGAGGCGTCTCGGCAGGCGGACACGCCAACGGGGAAGCCAAACGTCTCCACGCACTGTCACCGAGGTGTTGCGAGATGTGCGCTTGCGCTCGCGCCGGGCCCGCGCTCATGATGAGCGCGGACGGAGGAGATCGGCATGGCGAGTCGCGAGCCCTATCATCGGCCGCATCGGAGTGAGGATCAGGCGGAGGAGGTTGCACCCATCCAGGTGGGCCCGGTCCCAATTCTGGGGCGTGTCGAGCTGCCTCGAGAAAAGCCGCGTTCACCTGTTTTGTGGAAGCAGCCTCCTGACGCCAGCTTGGCAATGGCCAGAGGCAGACTGTGGGACGAAGCCGTCATCAACCAGGACGATCGCGTGCCCGTGCCCGACGTCTACCAATACCCCTGGCGTGCGATCTGTGCGCTGAGAATCACGTCCCGCAGTGGCAAGCAGTACGTGGGTACGGGATGGCTGGGGGCACCGAACCTCGTGGTGACCGCAGGACATTGTGTTTACCTGCACGCGGATGGCGGCTGGGCCGAGGAAATCATTGTTCTACCGGCCCTGAACGGCGCAGACGCGCCCCGCTTCGGAGCGGTCAAGGCGCGACGCTTCCGCACCGTGGATGGCTGGATCAACGGCAAAGCCGCAGGCTCTGACTATGGCGGCATTCTGCTCGACGAGCCCATAGGAGACCGGCTGGGTTATTTCTCCTTGGGGGCGCTTGGCGACGATCAGCTGAAGCGCTCATGGGCAAACATCAGCGGCTACCCGGCCGATATCGGCAGCGCTCGGCAGCAGTACTTTCACGCCAGGCTTCTGGTGGAAGTGAACGAATCGCGCCTGTTCTACGACATCGATACCTTCAGCGGCCAGAGTGGAAGTCCGGTGTGGTTCACGGCCTCCGACGGCCGCCGCATCGCGGTCGGCATTCACACCAGCGGTAGCCAGCGCGAAAACGCCGGAACCCGCATCAACGGGAACGTGCTTGCGAACCTGCGCGACTGGCGCCGGCACGCGGCCACAGACGCGGAGGCGGTGGCCGCTTCCTAGCGGCTACGCGTTCCGGAGAGAAACGGCGCAACCCATGACACCGATGAATCGCAGTGATGCTCCCCAAGGCGAAGCCATCGACGAGGGCTCACACGGGCAGCTGGGCGCGCCGCCGCCCGGAGACGCAGCGGATCACCGCCCCAGGCTGGTCGCGGTGCCCCTGGCGGATGCCCAGACCCGCCTCGCTGCGCAGGGGGACTCCCCTCAGCGCATCGAGCTCACGGCCGGGGCCGTAAGGATCGAAATTACGGTCAGCGTCGACCCGCACGCAGGGGCCACGCTGACCGGATCTCGGCAGAGCCAGCTCGAGCCTGAAAAGGTCGTCCGTCCCTGGACCGACCCCGACTACAGCAACCGCAGCGGGTATGACCCCGAGTTTCTCGGCACCCGCGTACCGATGCCCACGCCACATTCATCCGTGGTCTTGGCCCGGCTCGCCGACGGGGGCCACGAACTCAAGTATCAGAACTTCAGCGTCCTCATGCACAAGGAGCGGCGTTTGTGCATGGTGACCGCGGCCAACGTGGACAATGCACCTCGCCGACGAAGGCCCGATCTGTCGCGCACGTACGGCCGCGCCGCCCTGGGCGGGCTCGGACCCAAAGATGGGGAACGATGGTTCACCGATCCTCGTCTGCCCGAGCAGGATCAACTGCCAGATCGCTTTTTTACGAAGGACGGCGGCGCGTTCGATCGGGGTCACGTGGTCATGCGTGAGTCGGTATGCTGGGGCAAGACGTACACCGATGTCCGGCGCGCGAACGGCGATACGTACCACACCACCAACTGCACACCTCAGGTGGCGGGCTTCAATCAGTCGAGCAAGCTCGGTCGCTGGGGGCAGCTCGAAAACGAGCTCGGGCGGCGGCTCGCGCAGGGCCGTATGACCGTATTTGCAGGTCCCATGCTCGCTGACGACGATTGGTGGTTCGAGGGCGTGGACGACCAAGGTGATGTTCGGGTGCAGATCCCCTCACGATTCTGGAAGGTGGCGGTGGGGCGCCGCGAGGGAGAGCTCGTGGCCTTTGCGTTTCGCCTGGAGCAGGATCTTCGCCAGGTCCCGCTCGAGGAGGAGCTCGGCATCGACCCCGAGGCCTGGATAGAGGAGCTGGTTTCCGTACAGGCCCTCGAGGACGAGATCGGTACGCTCCGGTTCGCGGAGGCCCTCAAGGCGGCCGATCAGGTCGAGGAAGAGTTGGGACTGAGAATGCGGACTGAGCTCGGGCTCGCGCCGGAAAGATAGGGGCGCGTAGGTGGCCAGAGGTCGCCGGTCAGCGGGGGGCCCCATCGAAATTCTCGAAGCGTCGCGCGCTCATTTCGTATTGGGCAGGGCTGCCACAGCGACTCAAGCTTCTCCTGAGCTCGCCAATCACGGCTGAGCTTCAAAGGAGAGTGACCATGAACGTCTACGCGGATTCCAAGCGGTTGGCAGGCCTTTTGGGCATGGTCGTTGGCGCAGGCCTCGTGGCGTCTTGCGGGCATGCGGCGCCGAAGCCGCGCGCCACGGCCGCACGTTGCCCTGCGGCGTTACACGAAGCGGAGGTTCGGATTCGCCACGAGGCCGATGGTGTCATCGTTCGTATCGACGCGGCAGGAAGAGTCAGCCCCGCAAACCTGGCGATCAACGCCGACGCGCTGGTGGAAGCCCTGTCGAGGCACAGCGAAACCGTGCCCACGGTGTCGGCCGACGTGAGGCCTGCGCCCGGCCGCCGGGTCACCGTGTCCACGGATGCCCGGGGTGTCGAGCTGGCCTTCACCGCGGCGGATCCGTGGAGCGTCGAGGTGCTGCGGCGCCGCATCGACAAGCGCGTGAGCCAGTGGCAACGGGGGCAGTGCCCGATCTCCGATCGCATGCTCGAGACCAAAACGGTCTCGTCGAGCTAGCGCCCCTCGCCTGCCCCCACCCCACTCAGCCGCCGAGCGCCCCGGCGCGACGGCTGCCCCTGAGCGCAAACCAGATGAGGTAGGCGTAGCAAACGAGCGGCACCACGAACGAGACCTGCACGCCGTTGGCGTCGGCCATCACGCCTTGCAAGAGCGGGATGAGGGCGCCGCCCACGATCGCCATACACAAAAGACCCGAGCCCTTCGACGTCGCGCTGCCGAGGCCGTCGAGAGACAGCGTGAAGATCGTGGGGAACATGATGGAGTTGAAAAGCCCGATCGCCAGCACGCTCCACATCGCCACCGCCCCCGTGGTGTTCATGGTGAGGATGAGAAGCCCCAGCACCAGCGCCACGTGAAACGCGAGCACACGGGTCGGACGAAACATGCGCAGGGTGATGGCTCCGGCAAACCGCCCCACCATGGCACCGCCCCAGTAGTACGAAACGTAGTGAGCGCCTTGGGCCTCCGACAAGCCTGCGATCGCGGGCTCCTTGAGGTAGTTGACGAGGAAGCTTCCGATCGCCACCTCACCGCCTACATACGCGAAGATCGCCACCGCGCCCCAGATGAGGTGTTTGTGAGCCCCGAGCGCCGCATAACCGCCAGCGTCGGCATCGGTGGGGCCCGCATCGATGCGAGGCAGCTTGATCATCGCCATGAGCCCTCCCAGCACCAGGAGCGCCACGGCCAAACCCACGTAAGGCAACTGCACCGCCTGGGCCTCGGCCAGCCGGTAGGCCTCGGCTTCGGCCGGCGCGAGCGCCGCGATCTCCGTGGCGTTCTTCGCCGCATGCGAGAGAATGAACGCCGCGCCGAAAAACGGCGCCACCGTGGTGGCCAACGAGTTGAACGCCTGCGCGGTGGTCAGGCGCGCCGAGGCCGTTTGGGGCGGCCCCAAAACCGCCACGAAGGGGTTCGCCGACACCTGCAGGATGGTGATGCCCGAGGCCAAAATGAAGAGCGCCGCCAAAAAGGTTTCGTAGCTGCGGGAAGCCGCCGCCGGATAAAAGGCGAAGCAGCCGAGCGCGGCGGTGCCAAGCCCGATCACGATGCCCCGGTGGTAGCCCACCCGGCCCACGAGCCGCCCGGCGGGCAGGGACACGATGAAGTACGCCGCGAAGAACACGGTCTGAACGAGCATCGCCTTGGCGTAGCTCAGTGAAAAGGCCGCCTTGAAGTGCGGGATCAGGATGTCGTTGAGGCAGGTCAGAAAGCCCCACATGAAAAACAGTGAGGTCAGGACGGAAAGCGCAAACCGATTGTTGGTGGACGACGCCTGAGGCGATGCGTCTGCAACGGGAAGCGAAACGGGGACTCCGGCCATGGGGCTCTCTTTCGGTCGAGGGTGGGCGCCCGCGGCGCGCCACGGACCGCTGGAGTCTTTGGCAGGCCCCCTGTGGCGTCAAGCGGGAGGCCCGGCGGGTGCCCGCGAAGACGCAAAAGGATTTAGTGGCAGCTGGCGCCCGGAGGGCCGCCCGCGTGCAGCGCCCGCCAGACCAGGAAGCCAGCCGCAAACAGCGGCACCACCTTGCGCCCCCAGGCCTCGGCACGGGGCCAGCGGGAGAGCCACCCCGCCTGGGCCTGCACCGCCGCCAGGGCCGGCACGCCCCCCAGAGCAAACGCCACCATCATGACGAAGCCCCCCGCGAACGACCCTGCACCCAGGGCCGCGAGGTACCCGCCCCAGAGCACGCCACAGGGCAAAAGGGGCGTGGCCGCACCGGCGATGAGACGCCGCACGAGCGGCGAAAAACGTGCACCGCTTCGGTGCACCACGTGCGCAGCTTGCGCGAGGAACGCCGGTAGGCGCACCCGGCGGCCAAGGTCGAAAGCCGCCACCACGAGCCCCACCGCCATCAGCCAGGGCAAAACGGGCGCGATCCTTGCCGAGACGAAGCCTGCCGCCCCCCGCCCGAGCGCCCCCAACAACGCCCCCACGAGGCCATAGCCCAGCAAACGCCCGGCATTCCAGGCCACGGCGGCACGCACGCGGGAGGCGCGATCGAGGGTGGGCCCCCCGCACGCCAGGGGTCCGCACATGAGCGCGCAGTGCCCACTGGCGCCGAAGCCTGCCACCAGTGCAGCCCCCGCCGCGACGAACCAAAACGTGGCTGATTGAAGCACCGATTCACTCACGCTCGAGCGCCTCCTTCAATCGGCATGCCGTTCGCAAAGCCCCCGGCGAATGCCCGAGCGCCCTGTCGTCGTTCGCGAAAAGCCTGCACCCCATCCGTGTGCCCACTGCGGCACGCGGGTGCCCGAGGCTTGTGGCACGGCTGCCTACTGTTGCGCCGGGTGTGAGGCCGTGGCCGGATTGCTGCGCACCGAGAACCTGGAACGCTATTACGAGCTCGCGGGCCGCAAGACGCTGCCGATCGGCGCCGCCCCGGCAGCGGCCACGCATACGTGGCTCGAACCCCTGCTCGAACACGCAGAGGCATCGGCCGGCGACGTCTGCAGCCTCGAGCTCGACGTCCAGGGCATCCATTGCACGGGCTGCGTGTGGCTGATGAACGAGACCTTTCGCCGCCAGGCGGGCGCGGTCTCGGTCACCGTGAACCCCACGCTCGGCAAAGTCAGGATGCTCTGGCGCCGCGGGGGGCTCGACGTGGAACGCTGGCTCGCGCTCATCGAAGGGTTCGGCTACCGCTTCGGCCCCAGCCGCAAGACGGGCGCGGCCCTCACCCGCGGTCTGACGTTGCGGCTTGGCCTGTGCGTGGCGCTCACCATGAACGTGATGCTGCTCTCGATCAGCTTTTACTTTGGCCTCTCGCCCCGTGATGGACAGCTGTACGCGCTCTTCACGTACCTCTCGCTCGGCCTTTCGGCCGCCGTCGTGGGCATTGGGGGCTCGGTGTTCTTCCGCGCCGCTTGGCAAGGGCTTCGCCAGGGTGTGCTGCACCTGGATCTGCCCATCGCGCTCGGCATCGCGCTCGTGTTCGCCACCTCGACCGCGCAGGTGCTCTCGGGCCGCGGTGGCGACCTCACGTACTTTGATACCCTCAACACCTTCGTGACCTTGATGCTCTTCGGCCGATGGCTCCAGCAACGGGCCATCGAGCGCAACCGCGCGCTCTTGCTCGACGACGACGGCGCCGAGGGACTTTACGTCAGGCGCATCGAAGACCGCGGGCCCCGGCCCGTGCGCGCGCCGCGGGTGAACGCCGACGATCGTTTGCTCGTGGCCCCCGGCGAGGTGGTCCCCGTGGACGCCACGCTGGTCGACGCCCAGGCGGCGATCTCGCTCGACTGGATCAATGGCGAATCCGTGCCGCATACGATTCACGAGGGCCAGCTTGCCCCCGCGGGCTGCTTCAACGCCGGCCGTAGCGCGATGACCGTGAAAGCACGCACAGCCTTCGCCGATTCGCCCCTGGCCACGCTGTTGCGCGCGCCCGCCCCTGTGAATGCCATGCGGGCCCACGGGGCGCTGTGGGATCGCCTGGCGCGCCTGTGGTCGCTGGGGGTGCTGGGCCTCGCG
Coding sequences within:
- a CDS encoding YihY/virulence factor BrkB family protein, which gives rise to MEHREGSTGTPGPHRPAKETDVIEPAQWRQRDRRHGRDAESPGGIPLRGWKDTLVRVKKQLDADHMTIIAAGVAFYAMLAIFPALIALVSVYGLVFSPAEVEAQIQALSAVLPNEARTVIGGQLEALVQRPRNTLGWGAVLGIVGALWTASSGTANMMEAINIAYDERDRGFVKARALAVVFTFGLIVAVVVALALVALAPALLGFIGLGAVGRAAVQWGRWPVLALLVTGGLALLYRYAPNRKRAKLRWVTWGSGIATLLWIAASIGFSLYVENFGSYAQSYGALAGVIVLMLWLFISAFVILLGAELNAELEAQTARDSTVGVDEPRGGRGARKADVLGEVH
- a CDS encoding DUF4156 domain-containing protein: MTSGAASLWVSVLSVASVASLSGCATERLSQQGSTVFADLSPPTSAGYAPGQCVPRGTVVGKGGGSFGGALVSNEALVEFAMNDIRNKAATLGANYVHYAAPQFGTSGGQGGSDVSSAMITGTAFQCNGPRNAQAARDAVTPTTAAAGSAKVNQFKGPGGERMYAVKFDFTGLVMNVSFRATHPGLAFWEVLASNPAEKRACKSVLAVDGVAKAYTFQETKDTRLFFSMSIEDLEGIGAAKRVAGRICDLDWRLDAQQSADLEEFVLRVREERVLLQANAGG
- a CDS encoding DNA/RNA non-specific endonuclease; the protein is MNRSDAPQGEAIDEGSHGQLGAPPPGDAADHRPRLVAVPLADAQTRLAAQGDSPQRIELTAGAVRIEITVSVDPHAGATLTGSRQSQLEPEKVVRPWTDPDYSNRSGYDPEFLGTRVPMPTPHSSVVLARLADGGHELKYQNFSVLMHKERRLCMVTAANVDNAPRRRRPDLSRTYGRAALGGLGPKDGERWFTDPRLPEQDQLPDRFFTKDGGAFDRGHVVMRESVCWGKTYTDVRRANGDTYHTTNCTPQVAGFNQSSKLGRWGQLENELGRRLAQGRMTVFAGPMLADDDWWFEGVDDQGDVRVQIPSRFWKVAVGRREGELVAFAFRLEQDLRQVPLEEELGIDPEAWIEELVSVQALEDEIGTLRFAEALKAADQVEEELGLRMRTELGLAPER
- a CDS encoding sugar MFS transporter, producing the protein MAGVPVSLPVADASPQASSTNNRFALSVLTSLFFMWGFLTCLNDILIPHFKAAFSLSYAKAMLVQTVFFAAYFIVSLPAGRLVGRVGYHRGIVIGLGTAALGCFAFYPAAASRSYETFLAALFILASGITILQVSANPFVAVLGPPQTASARLTTAQAFNSLATTVAPFFGAAFILSHAAKNATEIAALAPAEAEAYRLAEAQAVQLPYVGLAVALLVLGGLMAMIKLPRIDAGPTDADAGGYAALGAHKHLIWGAVAIFAYVGGEVAIGSFLVNYLKEPAIAGLSEAQGAHYVSYYWGGAMVGRFAGAITLRMFRPTRVLAFHVALVLGLLILTMNTTGAVAMWSVLAIGLFNSIMFPTIFTLSLDGLGSATSKGSGLLCMAIVGGALIPLLQGVMADANGVQVSFVVPLVCYAYLIWFALRGSRRAGALGG
- a CDS encoding sulfite exporter TauE/SafE family protein, with the translated sequence MSESVLQSATFWFVAAGAALVAGFGASGHCALMCGPLACGGPTLDRASRVRAAVAWNAGRLLGYGLVGALLGALGRGAAGFVSARIAPVLPWLMAVGLVVAAFDLGRRVRLPAFLAQAAHVVHRSGARFSPLVRRLIAGAATPLLPCGVLWGGYLAALGAGSFAGGFVMMVAFALGGVPALAAVQAQAGWLSRWPRAEAWGRKVVPLFAAGFLVWRALHAGGPPGASCH
- a CDS encoding HAD family hydrolase translates to MPERPVVVREKPAPHPCAHCGTRVPEACGTAAYCCAGCEAVAGLLRTENLERYYELAGRKTLPIGAAPAAATHTWLEPLLEHAEASAGDVCSLELDVQGIHCTGCVWLMNETFRRQAGAVSVTVNPTLGKVRMLWRRGGLDVERWLALIEGFGYRFGPSRKTGAALTRGLTLRLGLCVALTMNVMLLSISFYFGLSPRDGQLYALFTYLSLGLSAAVVGIGGSVFFRAAWQGLRQGVLHLDLPIALGIALVFATSTAQVLSGRGGDLTYFDTLNTFVTLMLFGRWLQQRAIERNRALLLDDDGAEGLYVRRIEDRGPRPVRAPRVNADDRLLVAPGEVVPVDATLVDAQAAISLDWINGESVPHTIHEGQLAPAGCFNAGRSAMTVKARTAFADSPLATLLRAPAPVNAMRAHGALWDRLARLWSLGVLGLAGGGYALWWGLDRGRALDVATALLVVTCPCAIGIALPLARELVHLRLRRAGFFVRDPALMDRLVGVRKLLFDKTGTLTLGRLELATPVPALSPEAKNAVFTLAAGSGHPVAGCLARHFSGNGATWQPTWRVDEVPGEGVRTADGLWRLGRARFALGAPEASAEGATVLSHRGEEVARFEVTEVLRADAASSLERLQEEGFAVHLLSGDAPARVTRMAERLGVPHTHALGGLSPEDKAKVVARLDAEDTLFLGDGVNDTHAFDRASVAGTVAVERPILPGKSHFFLLGEGLDGLRLALTEARHLRAVTRKVLALALAYNAFAVTACLTGAMTPLRAAISMPASSLGLLGYTLWSLGARRPRGRTQIMTPVEGLT